The following are encoded together in the Pseudomonas xantholysinigenes genome:
- the glnA gene encoding type I glutamate--ammonia ligase, giving the protein MSKSVQLIKDHDVKWIDLRFTDTKGIQHHVTMPARDGLDEDFFEVGKMFDGSSIAGWKGIEASDMILMPVDDTAVLDPFTEEPTLIITCDIVDPSSMQGYDRDPRGIAKRAEEYLKSTGIGDTVFAGPEPEFFIFDEVKFQSDISGSMFKIFSEQGSWMTGADVEGGNKGHRPGVKGGYFPVPPFDHDHEIRTAMCNALEEMGQTVEVHHHEVATAGQNEIGVKFNTLVKKADEVQALKYVVHNVADAYGRTATFMPKPLYGDNGSGMHVHMSIWKDGKNTFSGEGYAGLSDTALYFIGGIIKHGKALNGFTNPSTNSYKRLVPGFEAPVMLAYSARNRSASIRIPYVGSPKARRIEARFPDPSANPYLAFAALLMAGLDGIQNKIHPGDAADKNLYDLPPEEAKDIPQVCGSLKEALEELDKGRAFLTKGGVFSDDFIDAFIELKSEEEIKVRTFVHPLEYELYYSC; this is encoded by the coding sequence CAAGATGTTCGACGGTTCCTCCATCGCCGGCTGGAAAGGCATCGAAGCCTCCGACATGATCCTGATGCCGGTCGACGACACCGCTGTGCTGGACCCATTCACCGAAGAGCCGACCCTGATCATCACCTGCGATATCGTCGACCCGTCGAGCATGCAGGGCTACGATCGCGACCCGCGCGGCATCGCCAAGCGCGCCGAAGAGTACCTGAAGAGCACCGGCATCGGTGACACCGTGTTCGCCGGCCCCGAGCCGGAGTTCTTCATCTTCGACGAAGTGAAATTCCAGTCGGACATCTCCGGTTCGATGTTCAAGATCTTCTCCGAGCAAGGCTCGTGGATGACCGGCGCCGACGTCGAAGGCGGCAACAAAGGCCACCGTCCGGGCGTGAAAGGCGGCTATTTCCCGGTTCCGCCGTTCGACCACGACCACGAAATCCGCACCGCCATGTGCAACGCCCTGGAAGAAATGGGCCAGACCGTCGAAGTTCACCACCACGAAGTGGCGACTGCCGGCCAGAACGAGATCGGCGTCAAGTTCAACACCCTGGTCAAGAAAGCTGACGAAGTACAGGCCCTGAAGTACGTCGTGCACAACGTTGCCGACGCTTACGGCCGTACCGCCACCTTCATGCCCAAGCCTCTGTACGGCGACAACGGCTCGGGCATGCACGTGCACATGTCGATCTGGAAAGATGGCAAGAACACCTTCTCCGGTGAAGGCTATGCCGGCCTGTCCGACACCGCCCTGTACTTCATCGGCGGCATCATCAAGCACGGCAAGGCCCTGAACGGCTTCACCAACCCTTCGACCAACTCCTACAAGCGTCTGGTCCCAGGTTTCGAAGCCCCGGTGATGCTGGCCTACTCGGCGCGCAACCGTTCCGCCTCGATCCGTATTCCTTACGTCGGCAGCCCGAAAGCCCGCCGTATCGAAGCACGCTTCCCGGACCCATCGGCCAACCCGTACCTGGCCTTCGCGGCCCTGCTGATGGCCGGCCTGGACGGTATCCAGAACAAGATCCACCCAGGCGATGCCGCCGACAAGAACCTGTACGACCTGCCGCCTGAAGAGGCCAAGGACATCCCACAGGTTTGCGGCAGCCTGAAGGAGGCCCTGGAAGAGCTGGATAAAGGCCGTGCGTTCCTGACCAAGGGTGGCGTGTTCTCCGACGACTTCATCGATGCCTTCATCGAGCTGAAGAGCGAAGAAGAAATCAAGGTCCGCACCTTCGTGCACCCGCTGGAATACGAGCTGTACTACAGCTGCTGA
- the glnL gene encoding nitrogen regulation protein NR(II) gives MTISDAQHRLLLDNLTTATLLLNAELRLEYMNPAAEMLLAVSGQRSHGQFISELFTESTEALNSLRQAVEQAHPFTKREAQLTSLTGQSITVDYAVTPILHQGQTLLLLEVHPRDRLLRITKEEAQLSKQETTKMLVRGLAHEIKNPLGGIRGAAQLLARELPEDGLRDYTNVIIEEADRLRNLVDRMLGSNKLPSLAMTNIHEVLERVCSLVEAESQGGITLVRDYDPSLPDVLVDREQMIQAVLNIVRNAMQAIGGQNELRLGRITLRSRAVRQFTIGHVRHRLVARVEIVDNGPGIPAELQDTLFYPMVSGRPDGTGLGLAITQNIISQHQGLIECESHPGHTAFSIYLPLEQGAIAP, from the coding sequence ATGACCATCAGCGATGCACAGCACCGTCTGCTCCTGGACAACCTGACCACCGCCACGCTGCTGCTCAATGCCGAGCTGCGCCTGGAATACATGAACCCGGCCGCGGAAATGCTCCTGGCCGTCAGCGGACAGCGCAGTCACGGACAGTTCATCAGCGAGCTGTTCACCGAGTCGACCGAGGCGCTCAACTCGTTACGCCAGGCGGTGGAACAGGCGCACCCGTTCACCAAGCGTGAAGCCCAGCTGACCTCGCTGACCGGCCAGAGCATCACCGTCGACTACGCCGTGACACCAATCCTGCACCAGGGGCAGACCTTGCTGTTGCTGGAGGTGCATCCCCGCGACCGCCTGCTGCGCATCACCAAGGAAGAAGCCCAGCTGAGCAAGCAGGAAACCACCAAGATGCTGGTGCGCGGCCTGGCCCACGAGATCAAGAATCCCCTCGGCGGCATCCGTGGCGCGGCGCAGTTGCTGGCCCGCGAGCTGCCCGAAGACGGCCTGCGCGACTACACCAATGTGATCATCGAGGAAGCCGACCGCCTGCGGAACCTGGTCGATCGCATGCTCGGTTCGAACAAGCTGCCGTCGCTGGCCATGACCAACATCCACGAAGTGCTGGAACGCGTGTGCAGCCTGGTCGAAGCCGAAAGCCAGGGCGGCATCACCCTAGTGCGCGACTATGATCCGAGCCTGCCGGACGTCCTGGTGGATCGCGAACAGATGATCCAGGCAGTGCTCAATATCGTGCGCAACGCCATGCAGGCCATTGGAGGCCAGAACGAATTGCGCCTGGGCCGCATCACCCTGCGCAGCCGCGCGGTGCGTCAGTTCACCATCGGCCACGTGCGTCACCGCCTGGTGGCCCGGGTCGAGATCGTCGACAACGGCCCCGGCATTCCCGCGGAACTGCAAGACACCCTCTTCTATCCCATGGTCAGCGGCCGTCCGGACGGTACCGGGCTGGGCCTGGCCATCACCCAGAACATCATCAGCCAGCACCAGGGCCTGATCGAGTGCGAGAGCCACCCCGGCCACACCGCGTTCTCCATCTACCTGCCCCTGGAACAAGGAGCCATCGCCCCATGA
- the ntrC gene encoding nitrogen regulation protein NR(I), whose product MSRSETVWIVDDDRSIRWVLEKALQQEGMTTQSFDSADGVMGRLARQQPDVIISDIRMPGASGLDLLAQIREQHPGLPVIIMTAHSDLDSAVASYQGGAFEYLPKPFDVDEAVSLVKRANQHAQEQQALEVPQALARTPEIIGEAPAMQEVFRAIGRLSHSNITVLINGESGTGKELVAHALHRHSPRAASPFIALNMAAIPKDLMESELFGHEKGAFTGAANLRRGRFEQADGGTLFLDEIGDMPADTQTRLLRVLADGEFYRVGGHVPVKVDVRIIAATHQNLESLVQAGKFREDLFHRLNVIRIHIPRLADRREDIPALARHFLGRAAQELAVEPKLLKPETEAFIRNLPWPGNVRQLENTCRWITVMASSREVLVGDLPPELLNLPQDAAPVTNWEQALRQWADQALARGQSSLLDSAVPSFERIMIETALKHTAGRRRDAALLLGWGRNTLTRKIKELGMKVDGGDDDDGEEH is encoded by the coding sequence ATGAGCCGCAGTGAAACCGTCTGGATCGTCGATGATGATCGCTCCATCCGCTGGGTCCTGGAAAAGGCCCTGCAACAGGAAGGCATGACCACCCAGAGCTTCGACAGCGCCGACGGCGTGATGGGCCGCCTGGCCCGCCAGCAGCCGGACGTGATCATCTCCGACATCCGCATGCCCGGGGCCAGCGGCCTCGACCTGCTGGCACAGATTCGCGAGCAGCACCCAGGGTTGCCGGTGATCATCATGACCGCCCACTCCGACCTGGACAGCGCCGTGGCTTCGTACCAGGGCGGCGCCTTCGAATACCTGCCCAAGCCGTTCGACGTCGACGAGGCGGTGTCGCTGGTCAAGCGCGCCAACCAGCATGCCCAGGAACAGCAGGCCCTCGAAGTGCCCCAGGCGCTGGCCCGCACGCCCGAGATCATCGGCGAGGCGCCGGCGATGCAGGAGGTGTTCCGTGCAATCGGCCGGCTCAGCCACTCCAACATCACCGTGCTGATCAATGGTGAGTCCGGCACTGGCAAGGAACTGGTGGCCCATGCCTTGCACCGCCACAGTCCACGGGCGGCATCGCCATTCATCGCCCTGAACATGGCGGCGATCCCCAAGGACCTGATGGAATCCGAACTGTTCGGCCATGAAAAAGGCGCCTTCACCGGCGCCGCCAACCTGCGCCGCGGCCGTTTCGAGCAGGCCGACGGCGGCACGCTGTTCCTCGACGAAATCGGCGACATGCCCGCCGACACCCAGACCCGCCTGCTGCGGGTGCTGGCCGATGGCGAGTTCTACCGGGTCGGCGGCCATGTGCCGGTAAAAGTGGATGTGCGCATCATCGCCGCCACGCACCAGAATCTCGAGTCGCTGGTGCAGGCCGGCAAGTTCCGTGAAGACCTGTTCCACCGCCTCAACGTGATCCGCATCCATATACCGCGCCTGGCCGATCGGCGCGAGGACATTCCGGCCCTGGCCCGCCACTTCCTGGGCCGCGCGGCCCAGGAACTGGCGGTTGAGCCCAAGCTGCTCAAGCCTGAGACCGAGGCGTTCATCCGCAACCTGCCATGGCCAGGCAACGTGCGCCAGCTGGAGAACACCTGCCGCTGGATCACGGTGATGGCCTCCAGCCGCGAAGTGCTGGTCGGCGACTTGCCGCCGGAGCTGCTCAACCTGCCCCAGGACGCCGCGCCGGTGACCAACTGGGAACAGGCCTTGCGCCAGTGGGCCGATCAGGCCCTGGCCCGCGGCCAGTCGAGCCTGCTCGACAGCGCCGTGCCCAGTTTCGAGCGGATCATGATCGAGACCGCGCTCAAACACACCGCCGGGCGTCGGCGTGACGCGGCGCTGCTGCTGGGGTGGGGGCGCAATACCTTGACGCGCAAGATCAAGGAATTGGGGATGAAGGTCGATGGCGGGGATGATGATGACGGGGAAGAGCACTGA
- a CDS encoding RHS repeat-associated core domain-containing protein, whose amino-acid sequence MSLYLPMLDHQRSPFWGSNFSRAYTPYGATAISDGPMLGFCGQPSDKVIGSYLLGNGHRCYSPRLFRFQSPDQLSPFGKGGINAYAYCGGDPVNRWDPSGQFIQAGLNIMLGLFAARDAGKTVYQTNTSGRAIIAEQRHSTERDVLNKVKPTLSRQIAETSAVVVPVVAVVGTAVSLVTGGAAPALLGVVGTAAGVGALIFSKRAKRREKQLAKDKYYYLNHSTGQEANRVVAVFNDVKDRINEDISRGVWPSPDKIDSSIDKSFNAVLEVGEELRNLT is encoded by the coding sequence ATGAGCTTGTACTTGCCGATGCTTGATCACCAGCGATCACCGTTTTGGGGAAGCAATTTCTCCAGAGCGTATACGCCATATGGTGCCACTGCCATTTCAGATGGGCCGATGCTCGGCTTTTGCGGACAACCTAGTGATAAGGTGATCGGCAGTTATCTGCTGGGTAATGGTCACCGTTGCTATTCTCCAAGGTTGTTTCGGTTTCAATCTCCAGATCAACTAAGTCCATTTGGTAAGGGTGGTATAAATGCGTATGCCTATTGTGGTGGCGATCCTGTAAATCGGTGGGATCCTAGTGGTCAATTTATTCAAGCTGGATTAAATATCATGCTGGGCCTGTTCGCTGCTCGCGACGCAGGGAAGACTGTTTACCAGACAAATACCTCGGGGCGCGCAATTATCGCTGAACAGCGCCACTCCACTGAGCGCGATGTTCTGAATAAGGTGAAGCCAACATTGTCAAGGCAGATTGCTGAGACGTCGGCAGTTGTGGTACCTGTGGTTGCAGTTGTTGGAACAGCAGTAAGTTTAGTCACTGGAGGAGCCGCTCCAGCGCTGTTAGGGGTAGTTGGTACGGCTGCTGGAGTTGGGGCGTTGATCTTTTCGAAGAGGGCGAAGCGCCGTGAAAAACAATTGGCAAAAGATAAATACTACTACCTGAATCACAGTACAGGTCAGGAAGCTAATAGGGTTGTCGCTGTATTTAATGATGTTAAGGATAGGATCAATGAAGACATCAGCCGAGGCGTGTGGCCATCCCCCGATAAAATCGACAGCTCGATTGATAAGTCATTCAATGCGGTGTTGGAGGTCGGAGAGGAACTGAGGAATTTAACCTAG
- the trmL gene encoding tRNA (uridine(34)/cytosine(34)/5-carboxymethylaminomethyluridine(34)-2'-O)-methyltransferase TrmL, protein MFHVILFQPEIPPNTGNIIRLCANSGCALHLIEPISFELDDKRLRRAGLDYHEYATLKRHQSLADCLESLGQPRLFAFTTKGSHPFHEVDYQPGDAFLFGPESRGLPADVLDSLPTEQRLRLPMRPGCRSLNLSNTVAVTVYEAWRQQGFAGS, encoded by the coding sequence ATGTTTCACGTCATCCTTTTTCAACCAGAAATTCCGCCGAATACCGGCAATATCATCCGCCTGTGCGCCAACAGCGGCTGCGCCCTGCACCTGATCGAGCCGATCAGCTTCGAGCTGGACGACAAGCGCCTGCGCCGCGCGGGGCTGGATTACCACGAGTATGCCACGCTCAAGCGCCACCAGAGCCTGGCCGACTGCCTGGAGAGCCTGGGCCAGCCACGGCTGTTCGCCTTCACGACCAAGGGCTCGCACCCGTTCCACGAGGTCGACTACCAGCCCGGTGACGCCTTCCTGTTCGGCCCCGAGAGCCGTGGCTTGCCGGCCGATGTGCTGGACAGTCTGCCAACCGAACAACGCTTGCGCCTGCCAATGCGGCCGGGCTGCCGCAGCCTGAACCTGTCCAATACCGTGGCGGTGACGGTGTATGAGGCGTGGCGGCAGCAGGGGTTTGCCGGTAGCTGA
- the secB gene encoding protein-export chaperone SecB, whose protein sequence is MTEQQTNGAAAEENAPQFSLQRIYVRDLSFEAPKSPQIFRQQWEPSVSLDLNTRQKALEGDFHEVVLTLSVTVKNGDEVAFIAEVQQAGIFLIAGLDASSMSHTLGAFCPNILFPYARETLDSLVTRGSFPALMLSPVNFDALYAQEMQRMQEAGELPTVQ, encoded by the coding sequence ATGACCGAGCAACAGACCAACGGCGCTGCCGCTGAAGAAAACGCACCACAATTCTCCCTGCAGCGCATCTATGTGCGCGACCTGTCGTTCGAGGCGCCGAAAAGCCCGCAGATTTTCCGCCAGCAGTGGGAGCCGAGCGTTTCGCTGGACCTGAACACCCGCCAGAAGGCCCTGGAAGGCGACTTCCACGAGGTGGTGCTGACCCTGTCGGTGACCGTGAAGAACGGTGACGAAGTGGCGTTCATCGCCGAAGTGCAGCAGGCGGGCATCTTCCTGATCGCCGGCCTCGATGCGTCGTCGATGAGCCACACCCTCGGCGCGTTCTGCCCGAACATCCTGTTCCCGTACGCCCGCGAGACCCTGGACAGCCTGGTGACCCGTGGCTCGTTCCCGGCGCTGATGCTGTCGCCGGTCAACTTCGACGCCCTGTACGCGCAAGAGATGCAGCGTATGCAGGAAGCCGGTGAGCTGCCAACTGTGCAGTGA
- the grxC gene encoding glutaredoxin 3: MKPVIVYSSDYCPYCMRAKSLLQSKGVAFEEIKVDGKPQVRAEMSQKAGRTSVPQIWIGSTHVGGCDDLYALERAGKLDALLAA, encoded by the coding sequence ATGAAGCCCGTCATCGTTTACTCCAGCGACTACTGCCCCTACTGCATGCGCGCCAAGTCCCTGCTCCAGAGCAAGGGCGTGGCGTTCGAAGAGATCAAGGTCGACGGCAAGCCCCAGGTACGCGCCGAAATGAGCCAGAAGGCCGGCCGCACCTCGGTACCGCAGATCTGGATCGGCAGCACGCATGTCGGTGGCTGCGATGACCTCTATGCCCTGGAGCGCGCCGGCAAGCTCGACGCGCTGCTGGCGGCCTGA
- a CDS encoding rhodanese-like domain-containing protein — translation MVAHLIQFATDHFILVAIFVVLLILLLINEVRRGGQSLSNGQLTALVNAEKAVVIDIRPAKEYSAGHIVGALNIPQDKVAGRMAELEKHKEKTLIVVDAMGQQSGTLCRELLKAGYTAAKLSGGVSSWKADNLPLVK, via the coding sequence ATGGTTGCTCACCTGATTCAATTCGCGACAGATCACTTCATCCTGGTGGCGATTTTCGTCGTCCTGCTGATCCTGCTGCTGATCAACGAAGTCCGCCGTGGCGGCCAGAGCCTGAGCAACGGCCAGCTGACCGCCCTGGTCAATGCCGAGAAGGCCGTGGTGATCGATATTCGCCCTGCGAAGGAGTACTCGGCCGGGCATATCGTCGGTGCGCTGAACATTCCGCAGGACAAAGTGGCCGGCCGCATGGCCGAGCTGGAAAAGCATAAAGAGAAGACCCTGATCGTCGTCGACGCGATGGGCCAGCAGTCCGGTACCCTGTGCCGCGAACTGCTCAAGGCTGGTTACACCGCGGCCAAGCTCAGCGGTGGCGTGTCCAGCTGGAAAGCCGATAACCTGCCCCTGGTGAAGTGA
- the gpmI gene encoding 2,3-bisphosphoglycerate-independent phosphoglycerate mutase, which produces MTSTPKPLVLIILDGFGHSESPEYNAIYSANTPVYDRLRATQPHGLISGSGMDVGLPDGQMGNSEVGHMNLGAGRVVYQDFTRVTKAIRDGEFFENPVLGGAVDKAVGAGKAVHILGLLSEGGVHSHQDHLIAMAELAAQRGAEKIYLHAFLDGRDTPPRSAQSSIELLDATFAKLGKGRIASLIGRYYAMDRDNRWDRVSAAYNLIVDSAAEYTAPTAVAGLQAAYERDESDEFVKATRIGEAVKVEDGDAVIFMNFRADRARELSRVFVEPEFNEFPRARLPKLAAYIGLTQYSAKIPAPAAFAPASLNNVLGEYLAKNGKTQLRIAETEKYAHVTFFFSGGREEPFEGEERILIPSPKVATYDLQPEMSAPEVTDRIVEAIEQQRFDVIVVNYANGDMVGHTGVFDAAVKAVEALDGCVGRIVEALDKVGGEALITADHGNVEQMEDECTGQAHTAHTTEPVPFIYVGKRSVKVREGGVLADVAPTMLKLLGLEKPTEMTGTSILVDA; this is translated from the coding sequence ATGACGAGCACGCCTAAACCCCTGGTCCTGATCATCCTGGATGGCTTCGGTCACAGCGAAAGCCCCGAATACAACGCCATCTACTCCGCCAACACACCGGTCTACGACCGCCTGCGCGCCACCCAGCCGCATGGCCTAATCTCCGGTTCCGGCATGGACGTGGGGCTGCCCGACGGGCAGATGGGCAACTCGGAAGTCGGTCACATGAACCTCGGCGCCGGCCGCGTGGTGTACCAGGACTTCACCCGGGTGACCAAGGCCATCCGTGACGGCGAGTTCTTCGAGAACCCCGTGCTCGGTGGCGCGGTGGACAAGGCCGTCGGTGCCGGCAAGGCCGTGCACATCCTCGGCCTGCTCTCCGAAGGCGGCGTGCACAGCCACCAGGACCACCTGATCGCCATGGCCGAGCTCGCCGCCCAGCGTGGCGCCGAGAAGATCTACCTGCACGCCTTCCTCGACGGCCGCGACACGCCACCGCGCAGTGCCCAGTCGTCCATCGAACTGCTCGACGCCACCTTCGCCAAGCTGGGCAAAGGCCGCATCGCCAGCCTGATCGGCCGCTACTACGCCATGGACCGCGACAACCGCTGGGACCGCGTCAGCGCCGCCTATAACCTGATCGTCGACAGCGCCGCCGAATACACCGCGCCGACCGCCGTGGCCGGCCTGCAGGCCGCCTACGAGCGTGACGAGAGCGACGAGTTCGTCAAGGCCACGCGCATTGGCGAGGCGGTGAAGGTCGAGGACGGCGATGCCGTGATCTTCATGAACTTCCGCGCCGACCGCGCCCGCGAGCTGTCGCGCGTGTTCGTCGAGCCCGAGTTCAACGAGTTCCCGCGCGCGCGCCTGCCCAAGCTGGCGGCCTACATCGGCCTGACCCAGTACTCGGCGAAGATCCCGGCCCCGGCGGCCTTCGCCCCGGCCAGCCTGAACAACGTGCTTGGCGAATACCTGGCGAAAAACGGCAAGACCCAGCTGCGCATCGCCGAGACCGAGAAATACGCCCACGTCACCTTCTTCTTCTCGGGCGGGCGCGAAGAGCCGTTCGAAGGCGAAGAGCGCATCCTGATCCCATCGCCGAAGGTCGCCACCTACGACCTGCAGCCAGAAATGAGCGCCCCGGAAGTCACCGACCGCATCGTCGAGGCCATCGAGCAGCAGCGCTTCGATGTGATCGTGGTCAACTACGCCAACGGCGACATGGTCGGCCATACCGGCGTGTTCGACGCCGCGGTCAAGGCCGTGGAGGCCCTGGATGGCTGTGTCGGGCGCATTGTCGAGGCCTTGGACAAGGTCGGCGGCGAAGCGCTGATCACCGCCGACCACGGCAACGTCGAGCAGATGGAAGACGAGTGCACCGGCCAGGCGCATACCGCCCACACCACGGAGCCTGTGCCGTTCATCTATGTTGGCAAGCGCAGCGTCAAGGTCCGCGAAGGCGGCGTGCTGGCCGATGTCGCGCCGACCATGCTCAAGCTGCTGGGGCTGGAAAAGCCTACCGAGATGACCGGGACCTCAATCCTGGTCGACGCTTAA
- a CDS encoding murein hydrolase activator EnvC family protein, which produces MLRALFLLALSCLLTPAFAADERAQTQQQLDATRQDIAELKKMLGKLQEEKAGVQKDLKSTETDIGNLEKQVEALQKELKKTEGELERLDHEKKKLQSARVEQQRLIAIQARSAYQNNGREEYLKLLLNQQNPEKFARTLTYYDYLSKARLEQLRAFNETLRQLANVEQDIARQQEQLLTQRADLDNRRQALVAERDKRQQVLAKLNTDMKARDQKLQSREQDQADLSKVLKTIEETLARQAREAEEARQRALLAKQEEEKRRKEQALAAARDNVPQETPKKARTTLGPVVSSDGASYGGAFSAARGKLPWPVNGRLLARFGDARGSDARAKWDGVMIGASAGTQVRAVHGGRVVFADWLRGAGLLVILDHGNGYLSLYGHNQSLLKSAGDIVKAGEAISTVGDSGGQDSAGLYFAIRQQGRPTDPAQWCRG; this is translated from the coding sequence ATGCTCCGCGCCCTGTTCCTACTCGCCCTGTCATGCCTGCTCACTCCGGCCTTCGCCGCCGACGAGCGCGCACAGACCCAGCAACAGCTGGACGCCACCCGCCAGGACATTGCCGAGCTGAAGAAGATGCTGGGCAAGCTCCAGGAAGAAAAAGCCGGCGTGCAGAAAGACCTCAAGTCCACCGAGACCGACATCGGCAACCTGGAAAAACAGGTGGAGGCACTGCAAAAAGAACTAAAAAAGACCGAGGGCGAGCTGGAGCGCCTTGATCACGAGAAAAAAAAACTCCAGAGCGCCCGCGTTGAACAACAACGCCTGATTGCCATCCAGGCCCGGTCCGCCTACCAGAACAACGGTCGCGAGGAATACCTCAAGCTGCTGCTCAACCAGCAGAACCCCGAAAAGTTCGCCCGTACCCTGACCTACTACGACTACCTGAGCAAGGCGCGCCTGGAGCAGTTGCGCGCCTTCAATGAAACCTTGCGCCAGTTGGCCAACGTCGAGCAGGACATCGCCCGCCAGCAGGAACAACTGCTGACCCAGCGCGCCGACCTCGACAATCGCCGCCAGGCCCTGGTCGCCGAGCGCGACAAGCGCCAGCAGGTGCTGGCCAAGCTCAACACCGACATGAAAGCGCGCGACCAGAAGCTGCAAAGCCGCGAACAGGACCAAGCCGACCTGAGCAAGGTGCTCAAGACCATCGAGGAAACCCTCGCCCGCCAGGCCCGCGAAGCCGAGGAAGCTCGCCAACGCGCCCTGCTGGCCAAGCAGGAAGAGGAAAAACGGCGCAAGGAACAAGCCCTGGCCGCCGCCCGCGACAACGTTCCGCAAGAAACACCAAAAAAGGCCCGCACCACCCTGGGCCCGGTGGTTTCCAGCGACGGCGCCAGCTACGGCGGCGCTTTTTCTGCAGCCCGGGGCAAACTTCCATGGCCGGTCAATGGTCGATTGCTGGCACGCTTCGGCGATGCTCGTGGCAGCGATGCCCGAGCCAAGTGGGACGGGGTGATGATCGGCGCCAGCGCCGGCACCCAGGTGCGCGCCGTGCATGGCGGGCGCGTGGTGTTCGCCGACTGGTTGCGCGGTGCCGGACTTCTGGTCATTCTCGACCATGGCAACGGTTACCTGAGCCTGTATGGCCACAACCAGAGCCTGCTCAAGAGCGCCGGCGACATCGTCAAGGCCGGCGAAGCGATCTCCACCGTCGGCGACAGTGGCGGCCAGGACAGCGCCGGGCTGTACTTCGCGATTCGCCAGCAGGGCCGACCCACCGACCCTGCGCAATGGTGCCGAGGCTAG
- a CDS encoding S41 family peptidase yields the protein MLHSPRLTQLALTIALVVGAPLAVAAEPAKPATAKPAAVPATEVTAKAPLPLDELRTFAEVMDRIKAAYVEPVDDKTLLENAIKGMLSNLDPHSAYLGPEDFQELQESTSGEFGGLGIEVGMEDGFVKVVSPIDDTPASRAGIEAGDLIVKINGAPTRGQTMTEAVDKMRGKIGEKITLTLVRDGGTPFDVTLARAVIQVKSVKSQLLENDYGYIRITQFQVKTGDEVGKALAKLRKDNGKKLRGVVLDLRNNPGGVLQSAVEVADHFLTKGLIVYTKGRIANSELRYSADPADASEGVPLVVLINGGSASASEIVAGALQDQKRAVLMGTDSFGKGSVQTVLPLANDRALKLTTALYFTPNGRSIQAQGIVPDIEVRPAKLTTEADNDNFKEADLQGHLGNGNGGADRPSGSSKRKDRPQDNDFQLSQALSLLKGLNITKGD from the coding sequence ATGCTGCACTCGCCTCGCCTCACCCAGCTGGCCCTGACCATCGCCCTGGTCGTCGGCGCGCCCCTGGCCGTTGCCGCCGAACCGGCCAAGCCGGCGACCGCCAAGCCCGCCGCGGTGCCAGCCACCGAGGTGACCGCCAAGGCGCCGCTGCCGCTGGACGAACTGCGCACCTTCGCCGAGGTCATGGACCGCATCAAGGCGGCCTATGTCGAGCCGGTGGATGACAAGACCCTGCTGGAAAACGCCATCAAGGGCATGCTCAGCAACCTCGACCCGCACTCGGCCTACCTTGGCCCCGAGGACTTCCAGGAACTGCAGGAAAGCACCAGCGGTGAGTTCGGCGGCCTGGGCATCGAGGTCGGCATGGAGGACGGCTTCGTCAAGGTGGTCTCGCCCATCGACGACACCCCGGCCTCGCGCGCCGGTATCGAGGCCGGCGACCTGATCGTCAAGATCAACGGCGCGCCGACCCGCGGCCAGACCATGACCGAGGCCGTGGACAAGATGCGCGGCAAGATTGGCGAGAAGATCACCTTGACCCTGGTGCGCGACGGCGGCACCCCGTTCGATGTGACGCTGGCCCGCGCGGTGATCCAGGTCAAGAGCGTCAAGAGCCAGCTGCTGGAGAACGACTACGGCTATATCCGCATCACCCAGTTCCAGGTCAAGACCGGCGACGAAGTGGGCAAGGCGCTGGCCAAGCTGCGCAAGGACAACGGCAAGAAGCTGCGCGGCGTGGTCCTCGACCTGCGCAACAACCCGGGCGGCGTGCTGCAGTCGGCAGTGGAAGTGGCCGACCACTTCCTCACCAAAGGCCTGATCGTCTACACCAAGGGCCGTATCGCCAACTCCGAGCTACGCTACTCCGCCGACCCGGCCGATGCCAGCGAGGGCGTGCCGCTGGTGGTGCTGATCAACGGCGGCAGCGCCTCGGCCTCGGAAATCGTCGCCGGCGCCCTGCAAGACCAGAAACGCGCCGTGCTGATGGGCACCGACAGCTTCGGCAAGGGCTCGGTGCAGACCGTGCTGCCGCTGGCCAACGACCGCGCGCTGAAGCTCACCACCGCGCTGTACTTCACCCCCAATGGCCGTTCGATCCAGGCCCAGGGCATCGTCCCGGACATCGAGGTGCGCCCGGCCAAGCTCACCACCGAGGCCGACAACGACAACTTCAAGGAAGCCGACCTGCAGGGCCACCTGGGCAACGGCAACGGCGGCGCGGATCGCCCGAGCGGCAGCAGCAAGCGCAAGGATCGCCCACAGGACAACGACTTCCAGCTCAGCCAGGCCCTCAGCCTGCTCAAGGGCCTCAACATCACCAAGGGTGACTGA